The window CATGTAGTTGAACGGGGAGAGGGAGGGCTGAAGACCCTGCCTCCCCCCTATTGCAAATCTATGCCGCACTCAAAAGCTCGTTCGTGGCTTTCTTGCCCGGATCACTGCGCAGCATGACGATCCCGAGCCAAACGAACCAGACGATGAGACCCAGTGCATTGACGGACAACACGGCATCGGAGGCCGTGAAGACATAGAGGATGCCTGCTAGACCAACCAGCACGCCAAGATAGTTCAGCAGCCTGGGAAGCGCCTTTGCCTGCAAGGCCGCCCAACTCAGCAGCAGAAACCAAAGGCCGGTGACTATCGTTTCCCCGCCGCCTGCGCCCAAACCGGTGGCCACAGAGTCGAGCGTCAACCAGACCGTCGCAGCTTGAGCCGGATTCTGGCCGAAGAGTCTGACGACTGTGTTCAGGCTGTTGATCTCGAGTGCGCCGAGCAAGATGACCAGGACAGCGTAGATCAACGTGAAGACGCGCACTGCCGGAGCCAGCACGGGCGAGCCGGCCTTCAATCGCTCATAGAGCGCCAGTGACAGGAAGATCAGACACACGCCGAGGGTCAACCAGATGATCTGATACCACAGGCGCATTACAGCCTGGTTGGCCGCAAGAAAGGCCACGTACTGGCCCGGATCACCTTTGGAGTCGCCACCTTTGGGCAGCAGCAAGGTCACATACACCACGAGGCCCAGGATGTTCGTCGCTCCCCCGATCAATGCGGCGATGCCGCCCATCTTCTGTAAGTTTTTCATTTTTTCTCCTTTTTGAACGATATGGATGAGTTTCTGTGAATTGGACTTGGATGAAACAGTGATCGCCATCCGATTGTGTCCACTTTTTAAGGTCAATTCCACGAGCATTTACATGTAGTTGAACGGGGAGAGGGAGGGTTGAAGATTCTGCCTCCCCCCTATTGCAAATCTAAGCTGCCCTCAAAAGCTCATTTGGCGCTGTTTTCGCAGACAGAGAAGCGACTGCAGACGGATTGAATCCTTTGACGATCAGCCATACTGCTAGAACCATTTCTTGCAAACCTATGGGGATCTGCAAAACGTCGCTGATCGGCGATGTGGGGCCGGAAAAGCCGAACATCACCAACAGGTAAGTTGCTAAAGTCATGATGTCCCCAATGATGCCCCAAACAGATAACCATCGAGGAACAAGTTTGGATTTAAACAACAGATAATAAAACATTAACCCGCCCAGGGAAAAAACGATCATCCCATAAACTTGAAGCTCCTTTGTTTCATACAACACATTGGCCAAAACCTGTAAATTGGAAGCATCCGGGCTTCCGGCTTGATATACCTGGCTGAGCGGCAGCAGCAGCAACCAGCTGACAAAGGAAACCAGGTAGAAAACGGTTTCAAGTGCCCCCCTGAAAACAACATACCCAAGTGCAAGAATTCCATCGTATTTTCTTAAGACGGGGTATGCTATAACAGGAATCATGGCAAGTGCCAAGGCTCCCGTTAGTATAAACAGTGCTCCCAATGTGATTGGGTTTCCATTGGCAGAAATACTGGCCAGAAAATCCTGGGAACTTCGGGTGGATCCCGTAACAACACGGGTTAGGATGTGAGTAATTGTTCCGATGATGAACAACCACCCCACCATTCTTGCGATATTTTTGTTTGTATTCATTTTTTTCTCCTTTTTTGAACAGTATGGATGAGTTTTATTGAATGGTCCCAGTTACTGCATGGGATTAAACTTGTTGCTCATGTTTTGCAGGACTGGCAATCCAGCGTCATTTTCAGGATTGCCAGTCTTACTGTGCGTAAAATCAATCCGTTATTCTGTTTTGGCAAACAGGGCAGCGATCGCAGATGGATTGAATCCCTTCACGATAAGCCAGACCCCCATGACCATTTCCTGTGGCATCAACACCATTTGCAAATACAACCCAATGCCGTTATCTAGGCGAAAGAAATGCAACAGGGCGTAAGCCATATAGGGAACCACGCCGATCAAGCCCCAGACGGACAACCAGCGGGGAATCAGCCGGGTGCGGTAAAACGAGATATCAAGACACGTAGTCCCGATAAGAAATAAGATGACCCCGGCCGGCGCAAGGATGTCCAGAAACTGATACACGACCTTTATCATGGATTGCAAAGCAGCCGAATCAGCGCCGGTGGCGACGTATTCTTTTCCAAGAGTGAACAAGGCTACGAAACCGAGCGTCATCGCAAAATAATAGGCGCCTTCCAGCGCTCCACGGAAAAGCAACATGCCTGCCGCAAGTTCCTTGCTGTCTTTCCTGAAGATCGGGTACAGGAAAACCGTCATCGCAGCAAGTGAAATCCCCATCAAGAGGATTAAAAACGAACCGCCGACAAGCCGGGACGGATCGGCAGCGAGGATGCTCAACAAATCCGGACCAGAGAGTGGTTTGGCTTGTACGATCGAAGAAATCACCTCACCACCAACGACAGCACTTAGAAACGCAATGACCGTCCCCAGGATGTAGAGGACGCCTGCCATTACTGCATTCTTTCTGTATGTATTCATTTTTATTCTC is drawn from Chloroflexota bacterium and contains these coding sequences:
- a CDS encoding DUF4386 domain-containing protein, yielding MNTNKNIARMVGWLFIIGTITHILTRVVTGSTRSSQDFLASISANGNPITLGALFILTGALALAMIPVIAYPVLRKYDGILALGYVVFRGALETVFYLVSFVSWLLLLPLSQVYQAGSPDASNLQVLANVLYETKELQVYGMIVFSLGGLMFYYLLFKSKLVPRWLSVWGIIGDIMTLATYLLVMFGFSGPTSPISDVLQIPIGLQEMVLAVWLIVKGFNPSAVASLSAKTAPNELLRAA
- a CDS encoding DUF4386 domain-containing protein, with protein sequence MNTYRKNAVMAGVLYILGTVIAFLSAVVGGEVISSIVQAKPLSGPDLLSILAADPSRLVGGSFLILLMGISLAAMTVFLYPIFRKDSKELAAGMLLFRGALEGAYYFAMTLGFVALFTLGKEYVATGADSAALQSMIKVVYQFLDILAPAGVILFLIGTTCLDISFYRTRLIPRWLSVWGLIGVVPYMAYALLHFFRLDNGIGLYLQMVLMPQEMVMGVWLIVKGFNPSAIAALFAKTE
- a CDS encoding DUF4386 domain-containing protein, yielding MAITVSSKSNSQKLIHIVQKGEKMKNLQKMGGIAALIGGATNILGLVVYVTLLLPKGGDSKGDPGQYVAFLAANQAVMRLWYQIIWLTLGVCLIFLSLALYERLKAGSPVLAPAVRVFTLIYAVLVILLGALEINSLNTVVRLFGQNPAQAATVWLTLDSVATGLGAGGGETIVTGLWFLLLSWAALQAKALPRLLNYLGVLVGLAGILYVFTASDAVLSVNALGLIVWFVWLGIVMLRSDPGKKATNELLSAA